Proteins encoded together in one Nostoc sp. PCC 7524 window:
- a CDS encoding YggT family protein, whose amino-acid sequence MNLLITTLVTFLSIYSYLLIIRVLLTWFPNVNWYNQPFAALSQITDPYLNLFRSIIPPLGGMDFSPILAFLVLTLTSDFLRTLTSLPFVQGF is encoded by the coding sequence ATGAATTTACTGATTACTACGTTAGTTACTTTCTTATCTATTTACAGCTACTTGCTAATTATCCGGGTTTTATTGACTTGGTTCCCCAATGTCAACTGGTATAATCAGCCATTTGCGGCTTTGAGCCAAATTACAGATCCCTATCTTAATCTCTTCCGTTCTATCATCCCTCCCTTGGGTGGTATGGATTTTTCCCCTATCCTCGCCTTTTTGGTACTAACTTTAACCAGTGATTTCTTGAGAACTCTAACTAGCTTGCCATTTGTACAGGGATTTTAA
- the aroF gene encoding 3-deoxy-7-phosphoheptulonate synthase translates to MINAKLVAQSHPNHQTIVKLSETVAFGGEELVIIGGPCTVESLEQMETVAENLGAAPVQALRGGIFKPRTSPYAFQGMGEEGLAVLAQVRSRYNIPVVTEVMAISQIEVVAAHADMLQVGSRNMQNFDLLKALGAAGKPILLKRGLAATIEEFVMAAEYIVSHGNPDVVLCERGIRSFDTYTRNVLDLAAVAALKQITHLPVIVDPSHAVGKRELVAPVAKAAIACGADGLIIECHPEPEKSVSDARQALSLEDMANLVASLKPVAAAVGRKISNTKGVGLQPTPICYAA, encoded by the coding sequence ATGATTAACGCCAAACTTGTAGCACAATCTCATCCCAACCACCAAACCATCGTCAAGCTTTCCGAAACAGTTGCTTTCGGTGGGGAAGAACTGGTAATTATCGGTGGCCCCTGTACAGTGGAAAGCTTAGAACAAATGGAGACAGTCGCCGAAAATCTAGGGGCTGCACCTGTACAAGCCTTGCGCGGTGGTATTTTCAAACCACGTACTTCACCCTATGCTTTCCAGGGGATGGGTGAGGAAGGATTGGCAGTTTTAGCCCAAGTGCGATCGCGCTACAATATCCCTGTTGTGACTGAAGTCATGGCTATCTCTCAAATTGAGGTAGTCGCTGCCCATGCGGATATGCTACAAGTCGGTAGCCGCAATATGCAAAACTTTGACTTGCTCAAAGCCTTGGGAGCAGCTGGTAAACCGATATTACTGAAACGGGGTTTAGCCGCCACTATTGAAGAATTCGTCATGGCGGCGGAATATATTGTTAGCCACGGGAATCCTGATGTAGTGCTGTGTGAACGAGGTATCCGTAGTTTCGATACTTATACCCGCAATGTTTTAGATTTAGCGGCTGTAGCCGCACTCAAACAAATCACCCACTTACCTGTGATTGTAGATCCTTCCCATGCCGTCGGTAAACGGGAGCTAGTAGCACCTGTAGCGAAAGCGGCTATAGCTTGTGGTGCAGATGGCTTAATTATTGAGTGTCACCCAGAACCAGAAAAATCCGTATCTGATGCGCGTCAAGCTTTATCTTTGGAAGACATGGCGAATTTAGTTGCTAGTTTAAAGCCTGTAGCGGCTGCCGTAGGACGGAAAATATCAAACACAAAAGGGGTGGGTTTACAACCTACCCCTATTTGTTATGCAGCTTAA
- the crtH gene encoding carotenoid isomerase has product MLPNFRTSPSFSFDVIVIGSGIGGLVTATQLAAKGAKVLVLESYLIPGGSAGYFESQDYCFDVGASMIFGLGHKGTTNLLTRALSAVNSSLETIPDPVQIHYHLPQGLDLKVDRDYDKFLQNLIAYFPHESRGIRRFYDECWRVFNYLNKFDLLSLEEPRYLLRTFLQHPLACLGLAKYLPQNAGDVARRYIKDPQLLKFIDMECYCWSVVPADMTPMINAGMVFSDRHYGGVNYPKGGVGQIAQKLVAGLEMSGGTIKYQAKVTKILTQRGRAVGVQLANGEIYQGKRIVSNATRWDTFEKLLPVEKIPSNEKNWQQRYQKSPSFLSLHMGVKESVLPGGTECHHIVLEDWADMTTPEGTLFVSIPTLLDPDLAPEGHHIIHGFTPHWVNDWEGMSAREYEAKKEDAAWRIIDRLEKIFPGLDAGLDYLEVGTPRTHRRFLGRVDGTYGPIPRRKLWGLLGMPFNRTSIPGLYCVGDSTFPGQGLNAVAFSGFACAHRIAVDLGL; this is encoded by the coding sequence ATGTTGCCCAATTTCAGGACTTCCCCATCTTTTTCATTTGATGTGATTGTGATTGGCTCTGGCATTGGTGGCTTAGTAACAGCAACCCAATTAGCGGCAAAAGGCGCTAAAGTGCTGGTATTGGAAAGTTATTTAATTCCTGGGGGTAGTGCCGGCTATTTTGAAAGCCAGGACTATTGCTTCGATGTGGGAGCATCGATGATTTTTGGATTGGGACACAAAGGTACTACAAATTTACTTACTCGCGCCCTCAGTGCCGTTAATTCTAGCTTAGAAACTATCCCTGATCCTGTACAGATTCATTATCATCTACCCCAAGGATTAGACCTGAAAGTTGACAGGGATTATGACAAGTTTTTGCAAAATCTTATTGCTTACTTTCCCCATGAGTCTAGAGGGATTCGTCGCTTCTATGACGAATGTTGGCGAGTATTTAACTATCTCAACAAATTTGATTTACTGTCACTAGAAGAACCTCGCTATCTGCTGCGGACATTTTTGCAGCATCCTTTGGCTTGTCTTGGTTTAGCTAAGTATCTGCCACAAAATGCGGGTGACGTTGCCCGTCGCTACATCAAAGACCCCCAATTATTAAAATTTATCGATATGGAATGTTACTGCTGGTCTGTAGTTCCAGCAGATATGACACCAATGATTAATGCAGGCATGGTCTTTTCTGACAGACATTACGGTGGTGTGAACTATCCCAAAGGAGGGGTAGGACAAATTGCCCAAAAATTAGTGGCAGGTTTAGAAATGTCTGGTGGTACGATTAAATACCAAGCTAAAGTCACCAAAATCCTCACCCAAAGAGGCCGGGCTGTTGGTGTGCAATTAGCTAATGGCGAAATTTACCAGGGTAAACGCATAGTTTCTAATGCTACGCGTTGGGATACTTTTGAAAAATTACTACCCGTGGAGAAAATACCAAGTAATGAGAAAAATTGGCAGCAACGCTATCAAAAATCACCTAGTTTTTTGAGCTTACACATGGGGGTAAAAGAGTCGGTTTTACCTGGGGGGACGGAGTGCCATCATATTGTCTTGGAAGATTGGGCAGATATGACAACACCGGAAGGTACGCTGTTTGTATCTATTCCCACCTTACTTGATCCAGATTTAGCTCCAGAGGGACATCATATCATTCATGGGTTCACACCCCACTGGGTTAATGATTGGGAGGGAATGTCTGCAAGAGAATATGAGGCGAAGAAAGAAGATGCAGCTTGGCGAATTATTGACCGCTTAGAGAAGATTTTTCCAGGGTTAGATGCAGGTTTAGATTATTTAGAAGTAGGGACACCGCGCACCCATCGCCGTTTTTTGGGACGTGTAGATGGGACTTACGGGCCGATACCTCGGCGTAAGTTATGGGGGTTATTGGGAATGCCGTTTAATCGCACGTCTATTCCAGGGTTGTATTGTGTGGGTGATAGTACATTTCCAGGTCAGGGTTTGAATGCGGTGGCGTTTTCGGGGTTTGCTTGCGCCCATCGTATCGCGGTGGATTTGGGGTTGTAA
- the upp gene encoding uracil phosphoribosyltransferase, whose translation MAVQLRVYVPPHPLIKHWLAVARDAATPSVLFRSAMTELGRWLTYEATREWLATQDIMVQSPLDSCPGTVVNPGIPVAVVPILRAGLGLLEGAQTLLPLASIYHLGLVRNEETLEPSCYLNKLPEKFDPQTRVLITDPMLATGGSIMAAMSELTQRGVDPALTRIVCVVAAPPALQKLSNAYPDLVIYTATIDETVNSKGYIVPGLGDAGDRIFGT comes from the coding sequence ATGGCGGTACAACTGCGTGTTTACGTTCCACCCCATCCTTTAATCAAGCACTGGCTAGCAGTTGCCCGTGATGCTGCTACGCCTTCAGTATTATTTCGTAGTGCCATGACCGAGTTAGGGCGCTGGCTAACTTATGAAGCGACGCGGGAATGGTTAGCCACCCAAGATATCATGGTGCAAAGTCCCTTGGATAGTTGCCCTGGAACAGTTGTTAATCCAGGGATACCTGTGGCAGTTGTGCCGATTTTACGGGCGGGTTTGGGGTTATTAGAAGGAGCGCAAACTTTACTACCTTTAGCTTCGATTTATCATTTGGGTTTGGTGCGAAACGAAGAAACCCTAGAACCTTCCTGTTACCTCAATAAATTGCCGGAAAAGTTTGACCCCCAAACCAGAGTGTTGATTACCGACCCGATGTTAGCTACAGGTGGATCAATTATGGCAGCAATGTCAGAATTGACTCAACGGGGTGTTGATCCAGCCTTAACACGGATTGTTTGCGTAGTAGCTGCACCACCAGCTTTACAAAAATTGAGTAATGCTTATCCTGACTTAGTAATTTACACTGCCACAATTGATGAAACGGTCAATAGTAAAGGATATATTGTACCGGGATTAGGAGATGCAGGCGATCGCATCTTCGGCACTTAA
- a CDS encoding sensor domain-containing protein: MVFTRGKVYKNQHSIQNKNRALIAVEENHTVGGNGTNLGLVQEVDVQKMSMLNLQEIVTFLAEVSPFPIVILCLETHEILFKNKLVEKVFGANFCQNYDNLVADIYNNYTLCKWLNSSLKGSESVSNLAVKVNVFNNTVVTRISAKAVNYQGKLAALLVFTDINEPLQKQPVTEDAIAIPTTPENVNSTCEINYQQSQARLHLMERALAASSNGIVLTDATQPDNPIIYVNPAFESITGYFVQEVIGRNCRFLQGNAQDQLGIEELRKALQEQRECHVILKNYRKDGTPFWNELYIAPVFDDSGRLTNFIGVQNDITQHLQALEALQEREEQYRRIVETATEGIWLLNPDNQTTFVNQQMAAMLGYTVEEMLGKTLFAFMDAEGLEIAQTYLERRHQGINETHDFKFLCQDGSDLWAIISCAPLFDNLGNYSGALGMVTNISDRKRAEAALQESKQRLDEILNSLEDVVWSVSAETFETLYINPAVVKIYGRSVSEFVENSNLWFEVIHPEDQPIVSQAIQPLLLTGSQDLEYRIMRPDGEIRWLHNRSHVIYNASGKPIRIEGIATDISERKFMEAKLMRHAFYDHLTGLPNRVLFMDRLEQAIGQIQQHPDQLFAVLFLDLDRFKVVNDSLGHFVGDQLLVSFAERLQNCLRPEDTIARLGGDEFTILLTQISSIDEATRIAEHIHQVLKSPFNLNGYEVFTTTSIGIALSTIGYTQPADLLRDADTALYCAKEQGKAWHIVFDTTMYDRAVALLQLETDLRWAIERQELQVFYQPIVSVATGKITGFESLVRWQHPERGLISPAEFIPIAEETGLIIPIGEFVLRESCQQLRQWQLEVPNIPPLSMNVNLSGKQFSQPYLVEKIVQILRDVDLEPSSLKLEITESAIMASPEQAATILQQFKALGIKLCIDDFGTGYSSLAYLHHFPIDVLKIDRSFVNRIDRDGERLAIVKAIVTLASNLGMSVVAEGVETISQLVQLRLLQCDQAQGHLFSPALNSQNISLLLAAKRRFYQPSE; this comes from the coding sequence ATGGTTTTTACTCGTGGCAAAGTGTATAAAAATCAGCATAGTATTCAAAATAAAAATAGAGCCTTGATAGCTGTAGAAGAAAATCATACAGTTGGGGGCAATGGTACGAATTTAGGATTAGTGCAAGAAGTTGATGTTCAAAAAATGTCAATGTTAAACTTGCAAGAAATAGTCACTTTTTTAGCAGAAGTTAGCCCCTTTCCTATTGTTATTCTTTGTTTAGAAACTCATGAAATTTTATTTAAAAATAAGCTAGTAGAAAAAGTTTTTGGGGCTAATTTTTGTCAAAATTATGATAATTTAGTTGCAGATATTTATAACAACTATACTTTATGTAAATGGTTAAATAGTAGTCTCAAAGGCAGTGAGTCTGTTAGTAATTTGGCAGTAAAAGTCAATGTATTTAACAATACTGTTGTAACCAGAATTTCAGCGAAAGCCGTTAATTACCAAGGTAAGTTAGCAGCTTTATTGGTTTTTACAGATATCAATGAACCTCTGCAAAAACAGCCAGTAACGGAGGATGCGATCGCTATCCCCACTACCCCAGAAAATGTAAATTCTACGTGTGAGATTAACTACCAACAATCCCAAGCACGTTTACATCTGATGGAACGGGCGCTAGCTGCTAGCAGCAATGGGATTGTGTTGACAGACGCTACTCAACCAGACAATCCCATCATTTACGTCAATCCTGCTTTTGAAAGCATAACGGGCTACTTTGTTCAGGAAGTGATTGGCCGTAACTGCCGTTTTTTACAAGGAAATGCTCAAGATCAGCTGGGGATTGAGGAGTTGCGTAAGGCCTTGCAAGAGCAGAGGGAATGCCATGTCATCTTAAAAAATTATCGTAAAGATGGTACTCCCTTTTGGAATGAACTCTACATTGCGCCTGTGTTTGATGACTCTGGGCGTTTAACTAACTTTATAGGTGTACAAAACGATATTACTCAACACCTACAGGCTTTGGAGGCATTACAGGAGCGAGAAGAACAATATCGTCGCATTGTGGAAACAGCTACTGAAGGTATTTGGCTACTGAATCCAGATAACCAGACTACCTTCGTCAATCAACAAATGGCAGCTATGTTGGGCTACACCGTGGAAGAGATGCTAGGTAAAACGCTATTTGCCTTTATGGATGCCGAAGGCTTAGAAATTGCCCAGACATACCTGGAACGCCGTCACCAAGGCATTAATGAAACCCACGATTTTAAATTTCTTTGTCAGGATGGCTCAGACCTATGGGCAATTATTTCCTGTGCGCCATTGTTTGACAATCTAGGGAATTATAGCGGAGCCTTGGGTATGGTGACAAACATCAGCGATCGCAAACGGGCAGAAGCTGCATTACAAGAGAGTAAACAGCGTCTCGACGAGATTTTAAACTCTCTGGAAGATGTAGTCTGGTCAGTTTCCGCAGAGACTTTTGAGACTCTCTATATTAATCCCGCCGTTGTCAAAATTTATGGCCGCTCTGTATCTGAATTTGTGGAAAACTCAAATCTGTGGTTTGAGGTAATTCATCCAGAAGACCAACCAATAGTTAGTCAGGCAATTCAGCCTTTGCTGTTAACTGGCAGTCAAGACCTAGAATACCGGATTATGAGACCCGATGGCGAGATACGCTGGTTGCATAACCGCAGTCATGTAATTTATAACGCAAGTGGTAAACCTATCCGTATCGAAGGCATCGCTACAGATATTAGCGAACGCAAATTCATGGAAGCAAAGTTAATGCGTCATGCCTTCTATGATCATCTCACTGGGCTGCCCAACCGAGTTTTATTTATGGACAGGCTAGAGCAGGCCATAGGTCAAATACAACAACACCCAGACCAATTATTTGCTGTATTATTTTTGGATCTTGACCGTTTTAAAGTCGTCAATGACAGTTTAGGACACTTTGTTGGTGATCAACTCCTGGTAAGCTTTGCCGAACGTTTACAAAACTGCTTGCGTCCTGAAGATACCATTGCTCGCCTAGGTGGAGACGAGTTTACAATTTTGTTGACTCAAATTTCTTCCATCGATGAAGCTACCCGCATCGCCGAACATATTCATCAGGTACTGAAATCACCATTTAACCTCAATGGATATGAAGTATTTACTACTACGAGTATTGGCATTGCTCTCAGTACAATAGGCTACACTCAACCCGCAGATTTGCTGCGAGATGCTGATACTGCTCTGTATTGTGCTAAAGAGCAAGGTAAAGCTTGGCATATAGTTTTTGATACCACTATGTATGACCGGGCTGTAGCACTTTTGCAACTAGAAACTGACTTACGCTGGGCGATTGAGCGCCAGGAATTACAAGTTTTCTACCAACCAATTGTCTCTGTAGCTACAGGGAAAATTACAGGATTTGAATCCCTAGTACGCTGGCAACACCCAGAACGAGGGCTAATTTCACCAGCCGAGTTTATTCCCATAGCCGAAGAAACTGGACTCATCATCCCAATTGGTGAATTTGTATTGCGGGAGTCGTGTCAACAATTACGGCAGTGGCAATTAGAAGTTCCTAACATTCCACCTTTAAGCATGAATGTCAACCTTTCCGGCAAACAGTTTTCTCAACCTTATTTAGTTGAAAAAATTGTCCAAATTTTACGAGATGTTGACCTAGAACCCAGTAGTTTAAAACTAGAAATTACTGAAAGCGCCATTATGGCCAGCCCTGAACAAGCGGCTACCATTCTTCAGCAATTTAAAGCTTTAGGAATCAAGTTGTGTATTGATGATTTTGGTACTGGTTACTCATCTTTAGCGTATTTACATCATTTTCCCATTGATGTTTTAAAGATTGATCGTTCTTTTGTGAATCGTATTGACCGGGATGGCGAGAGATTAGCAATTGTGAAAGCCATTGTCACCCTAGCTTCCAATTTGGGTATGAGTGTAGTTGCTGAAGGTGTAGAAACAATCAGCCAGTTAGTACAGTTAAGATTATTACAATGTGACCAAGCACAAGGACACTTGTTTTCCCCAGCTTTAAATAGTCAAAACATCAGCTTATTACTGGCTGCAAAAAGACGATTCTATCAACCATCTGAGTAA
- a CDS encoding lipid-A-disaccharide synthase-related protein produces the protein MSDISQLSLANSPTASSRLQLLVLSNGHGEDVIAVRILQELLQLSHPPDIFALPLVGEGRAYQQLNIPLIGAVRTMPSGGFIYMDGRQLARDVRGGLVQLTWSQIQAMRRWVRSQKKLGNKNAVLAVGDIVPLLFAFVSGTQYAFVGTAKSEYYVRDEVGILPRKSKSARWENFSGSIYHPWERWLMSRRRCRAVFPRDGLTTQILNQWPIPAVDVGNPMMDGLQPRFTTQKFYSADAQQQEIARPLVMTLLPGSRPPEAYQNWEIIMMAVSALMASFREQNSFVHSSGSVVFLGAIAPNLDMQILAQSVQSQGWRPHTESPLPLPDAEALIFQQRNAYFILTQQAYNECVHWGDVAIAMAGTATEQFIGLGKPAIAIPGEGPQYNPAFAEAQSRLLGLSLILVEEPAQVVQEVRSLFTNPDRLHIIAENGMRRMGKAGAARRIAECLLERFE, from the coding sequence ATGAGCGATATATCCCAGTTATCCCTAGCCAATTCACCAACTGCCAGTTCTCGGTTGCAGTTGTTGGTATTAAGTAATGGTCATGGGGAAGATGTCATTGCTGTCCGCATTTTGCAAGAATTATTACAACTATCCCACCCACCAGATATCTTTGCTTTGCCTCTGGTGGGTGAAGGACGGGCTTACCAACAGTTAAATATTCCCCTCATTGGTGCAGTCCGGACTATGCCCTCTGGTGGGTTTATATATATGGATGGGCGACAATTGGCGCGGGATGTACGAGGTGGCTTGGTGCAACTGACTTGGAGTCAAATTCAAGCGATGCGGCGGTGGGTGCGTTCCCAAAAAAAATTAGGCAACAAGAACGCTGTTTTGGCAGTGGGGGATATTGTACCGTTATTGTTTGCCTTTGTTAGTGGTACTCAATATGCTTTTGTAGGAACGGCGAAGTCAGAATATTATGTGCGGGATGAAGTGGGAATCCTGCCGAGAAAATCAAAATCTGCCCGTTGGGAAAATTTTTCTGGTTCGATTTACCATCCTTGGGAGAGGTGGTTAATGAGTCGTCGCCGTTGTCGGGCGGTGTTTCCTAGGGATGGGTTGACAACACAAATCTTAAATCAATGGCCGATTCCGGCTGTTGATGTGGGAAATCCGATGATGGATGGTTTACAACCCAGGTTTACTACACAAAAATTTTATAGTGCTGATGCCCAACAACAAGAAATAGCTAGACCTTTGGTGATGACTCTTCTTCCTGGTTCTCGTCCACCGGAAGCTTATCAAAATTGGGAAATCATCATGATGGCTGTGTCTGCATTAATGGCAAGTTTCCGAGAACAGAACTCATTTGTACACAGTTCTGGTAGTGTAGTGTTTTTAGGAGCGATCGCACCCAATCTAGATATGCAGATCCTAGCTCAAAGTGTCCAGTCTCAAGGCTGGCGACCCCATACAGAATCACCTCTACCTCTACCCGATGCTGAGGCTTTAATATTCCAACAAAGAAACGCCTATTTCATCTTGACTCAACAAGCATACAACGAATGTGTGCATTGGGGAGACGTGGCGATCGCAATGGCTGGTACAGCTACAGAACAGTTTATCGGTTTAGGTAAACCTGCGATCGCTATTCCTGGGGAGGGGCCACAATATAACCCAGCCTTCGCAGAAGCCCAAAGCCGACTGTTAGGCTTATCGTTGATTTTAGTGGAAGAACCAGCACAAGTGGTGCAAGAAGTGCGATCGCTTTTCACTAATCCTGACAGGCTGCATATCATTGCAGAAAATGGTATGCGACGTATGGGTAAAGCCGGTGCAGCCCGCCGGATTGCTGAGTGTTTGCTGGAGAGATTTGAGTAA
- a CDS encoding BamA/OMP85 family outer membrane protein has translation MRVSSTTILTLATLAVSNATQQTMAASTNASTPAEIEQNLVVPVVEENPAPLKAVAAPETEITPQFSQSPVIAQKPVVLSPVPSVATPSASKPTTPENTLVVTAIDVQIVGATPELQEIIRQVIKTQTGGETSQSQLQRDVEAILQTGLFVNANVNTRTTPSGLNVVYQVQPVVVRSLQLAGAKALTYPVALKPFQSQIGKPISPDGLKQAVQQINKWYTDNGYNLARVLSIQPNDAGILSVNVAEGLVNDIKFRFVNDEGKTVDNNGNPIGGRTKPDFLKQQLQLKPGQVFQENIVRQDVQQLYRTGLFQSLNVAFEGDATNLDVIYELKENGARAINLGGSYNADTGLMGTLNYQDQNIGGKNDIFNVNLGLSSRDLQFDTKFISPYRATNPDRLGYTVKAFRSREISATFDDEIKLANGDKVREGKIGAGISLQRPLDDWDTSLGFNYTRTSIRDRQGNITPTDAQGNPLSASRTGVDDLTTVSFTATKDQRDNPINPTQGSVLRLSTEQSVPIGQGNISMNRLTANYSQYVPVQLFNSQTPQVFALNVQAGTVLGNLPPYEAFNLGGSNSVRGYDAGNVGSSRSYVLATAEYRFPILPIVGGVVFADFASDLGSGDTVLGNPAGVRNKPGAGFGYGAGVRVDSPLGLIRADYGINDQGESRVHLGIGQRF, from the coding sequence ATGCGTGTTTCTTCTACTACAATCTTGACTTTAGCTACTTTGGCGGTTAGCAATGCCACTCAACAAACTATGGCTGCATCGACTAACGCCTCAACTCCGGCTGAGATAGAGCAAAATTTAGTAGTGCCAGTAGTGGAAGAAAACCCTGCACCTCTGAAGGCTGTAGCTGCACCAGAAACAGAGATTACTCCCCAATTTTCTCAATCTCCAGTCATAGCTCAAAAACCTGTTGTACTTTCTCCTGTACCTTCGGTTGCAACTCCGTCAGCCTCCAAGCCTACCACGCCTGAAAACACTTTGGTTGTGACAGCTATCGATGTGCAGATAGTGGGCGCAACTCCTGAATTACAGGAAATCATCCGCCAAGTCATTAAAACCCAAACTGGTGGCGAAACCAGCCAAAGCCAGTTACAAAGAGATGTAGAGGCGATTTTGCAGACTGGTTTATTTGTCAATGCTAACGTCAATACCCGCACTACTCCATCTGGCTTAAATGTAGTGTATCAGGTGCAACCAGTGGTAGTGCGATCGCTCCAACTAGCAGGTGCTAAAGCCCTCACCTATCCAGTCGCCCTCAAACCTTTTCAATCCCAAATTGGTAAACCCATCAGTCCAGATGGACTCAAACAAGCAGTCCAACAAATTAATAAATGGTACACCGATAATGGTTATAACTTGGCGCGGGTGCTATCAATTCAACCCAATGATGCAGGTATCCTTTCCGTCAATGTCGCAGAAGGTTTGGTGAATGATATCAAGTTCCGTTTTGTAAATGATGAAGGTAAAACCGTCGATAACAATGGTAATCCCATCGGGGGACGTACCAAACCAGATTTCTTAAAACAACAACTCCAACTCAAACCAGGGCAAGTCTTTCAAGAAAATATTGTCCGGCAAGATGTCCAACAGTTATATCGTACTGGCTTATTTCAAAGTCTTAATGTCGCCTTTGAAGGTGATGCTACCAACCTTGATGTGATTTACGAACTTAAGGAAAATGGGGCCCGTGCGATTAATTTGGGTGGTAGTTACAATGCTGATACAGGGTTAATGGGGACTTTAAATTATCAAGACCAAAATATTGGCGGTAAGAATGATATTTTCAATGTGAATCTCGGTTTAAGTAGCCGTGATTTGCAGTTTGATACTAAATTTATTAGTCCCTATCGTGCCACTAATCCTGACCGTCTAGGCTACACCGTGAAAGCCTTCCGCAGTCGAGAAATTTCGGCAACCTTTGATGATGAGATTAAACTAGCTAACGGTGATAAAGTCCGGGAAGGTAAGATTGGCGCAGGTATTAGCTTACAACGACCCCTTGATGATTGGGATACCTCCCTAGGGTTTAATTATACTCGTACCAGCATCCGCGATCGCCAAGGCAATATCACCCCCACCGATGCCCAAGGAAATCCCCTCTCCGCTAGCCGTACTGGCGTTGATGACCTCACTACCGTATCCTTCACAGCTACGAAAGACCAACGCGATAACCCTATCAACCCCACCCAAGGTTCTGTTCTCAGACTCAGTACAGAACAATCTGTACCCATCGGTCAAGGTAACATCTCCATGAATCGCCTCACCGCCAATTACAGTCAGTATGTGCCAGTACAGCTATTTAACAGTCAAACACCCCAAGTATTTGCTTTGAATGTGCAAGCTGGTACTGTCCTTGGTAATTTGCCCCCTTATGAAGCCTTTAACTTAGGCGGTTCTAATTCCGTGCGGGGTTACGACGCTGGAAATGTCGGTAGTAGTCGCAGTTATGTACTAGCCACCGCCGAATACCGCTTTCCCATCTTGCCTATTGTTGGGGGTGTAGTATTTGCTGACTTTGCCTCAGACTTAGGTTCTGGTGACACTGTTCTCGGCAACCCCGCAGGTGTCAGGAATAAACCCGGTGCTGGCTTTGGTTACGGTGCTGGAGTCCGGGTAGACTCGCCTTTGGGTTTAATTCGCGCTGACTACGGCATTAATGACCAAGGGGAAAGTCGAGTACATTTAGGCATCGGTCAACGGTTTTAA